In one Brevibacterium sp. CBA3109 genomic region, the following are encoded:
- the hpf gene encoding ribosome hibernation-promoting factor, HPF/YfiA family, which yields MDIVVNGRQLTISDSFRTHIEDKIAKVEQLAPRAQRVEVHVAHEKNSRQPETSERVELTVVAKGPAIRAEAMASDKYAALDLAWAKLVERLRRARDRNKVPRAGHHRKASTAEALAKMPVADSLVPDEGQAIDANESGNNDQTNGRIKAEGDSPVVLREKTFNGAPIGIEEALNRMELVGHDFYLFIDEESSKPSVVYRRKGWSYGVITLEHELQGVAD from the coding sequence ATGGACATTGTTGTCAACGGACGTCAACTGACCATCTCCGACAGTTTCCGGACCCACATTGAGGACAAGATCGCCAAGGTCGAGCAGCTAGCACCGCGAGCCCAACGAGTCGAAGTGCACGTTGCCCACGAGAAGAACTCTCGTCAGCCCGAAACCAGCGAACGAGTCGAACTCACTGTAGTGGCGAAGGGGCCGGCAATTCGCGCGGAGGCCATGGCAAGCGATAAATATGCTGCATTGGATCTGGCCTGGGCGAAGCTCGTCGAGCGATTGCGGCGCGCCAGGGACCGCAATAAGGTTCCTCGAGCGGGCCACCACCGGAAGGCATCCACGGCCGAGGCCCTGGCGAAGATGCCCGTCGCTGATTCTCTGGTCCCCGATGAGGGGCAAGCGATCGACGCGAACGAGTCCGGGAACAACGACCAGACGAACGGCCGCATCAAGGCCGAAGGCGATTCACCCGTGGTTCTGCGTGAGAAGACGTTCAACGGAGCTCCCATCGGCATCGAGGAGGCGCTCAACCGTATGGAACTCGTCGGTCACGACTTCTACCTCTTCATCGACGAGGAATCGAGCAAACCCTCCGTCGTCTACCGTCGTAAGGGCTGGAGCTATGGTGTGATCACACTCGAACACGAACTTCAGGGCGTCGCCGACTGA
- a CDS encoding helix-turn-helix domain-containing protein, with amino-acid sequence MVVENRFLPLTDVADLLNVSIAQARALVRTGDLRAIKVGGRGQWRVEKTEIEAYIQRMYERTEHEIKTGSFED; translated from the coding sequence ATGGTCGTCGAAAATCGCTTCCTACCGCTCACCGATGTGGCCGATCTGCTCAATGTCTCGATCGCTCAGGCTCGCGCTCTGGTTCGCACTGGAGATCTGCGTGCCATCAAGGTGGGCGGACGCGGACAGTGGCGCGTGGAGAAGACCGAGATCGAGGCGTACATCCAGCGGATGTACGAACGCACCGAGCACGAGATCAAGACCGGTTCATTCGAGGATTGA
- a CDS encoding DNA-binding response regulator gives MTQVLLAVDFEFDLILFELLSEVDDVTIVARPADDVELLALCRTGSADVVIVGQYFPGLDAQVIAAILAAGTAVLGFGNDAVALEALGVASSVPSTADAETVAKALDDTRDSTVVPPRPIAPPGSLGGQGHIVTVWGTGSSPGRTLTAVNLGDHGSRQGHRSVVVDADTVAAMVATTLGLTEEFAHLASLCRLEVEKTPPLDVSAVPHAAIRDGFHAVTGLTRPDRWPEVRASVLTAVLARLSKMFDLVVVDVSDRVDPDDDFADPFYDRHCATRAALDAADTVLVLAAGDPIGLQRLVKLLGTERVESMGSKMRIGITKVRSGAVGHPAEVRIREVLARFVRRDPDFIFSDDRATVDAAMLSGHTLHEENPKSVLSQEIAAAVRELLPARKRSRKSGAGRRAKSL, from the coding sequence ATGACACAGGTGCTCTTGGCCGTGGACTTCGAGTTCGACCTGATTCTGTTCGAACTCCTCAGTGAGGTCGACGATGTCACCATCGTCGCCCGGCCCGCGGACGACGTCGAACTTCTGGCATTGTGTCGGACCGGCAGCGCCGACGTCGTCATCGTCGGTCAGTACTTCCCAGGTTTGGACGCGCAGGTCATCGCTGCGATCCTCGCAGCAGGAACCGCTGTGCTGGGATTCGGCAATGATGCGGTGGCGTTGGAGGCCCTCGGCGTTGCGAGCAGTGTCCCCTCCACCGCAGACGCGGAGACTGTGGCTAAGGCGCTCGATGACACCCGTGATTCCACCGTCGTTCCGCCCCGACCCATCGCTCCGCCCGGGTCGCTTGGCGGGCAGGGGCACATCGTCACAGTCTGGGGCACAGGTTCCTCTCCCGGGCGGACTCTCACGGCGGTCAACCTCGGCGACCATGGGTCCAGACAAGGGCATCGCAGCGTCGTTGTCGACGCAGATACCGTTGCCGCGATGGTGGCCACGACATTGGGGTTGACTGAGGAATTCGCGCATCTGGCAAGCTTGTGTCGACTCGAGGTGGAGAAGACTCCGCCCCTGGACGTCTCCGCCGTTCCGCATGCTGCGATACGCGATGGCTTCCATGCTGTCACCGGACTGACCAGGCCAGACAGGTGGCCGGAGGTTCGCGCCTCGGTCCTCACTGCGGTGCTTGCCCGTCTGTCCAAGATGTTCGACCTCGTCGTCGTCGACGTCTCCGACCGGGTGGATCCCGACGATGACTTCGCCGATCCGTTCTACGACCGGCACTGCGCGACCCGGGCCGCGCTCGACGCCGCAGACACAGTGCTGGTCCTGGCCGCGGGTGACCCGATCGGGCTGCAGAGGCTCGTCAAACTGCTGGGCACCGAAAGGGTGGAGTCGATGGGGTCTAAGATGCGAATCGGCATCACGAAGGTGCGCTCGGGAGCTGTCGGCCACCCCGCCGAGGTGCGGATCCGCGAAGTCCTCGCCAGATTCGTTCGCCGAGACCCCGACTTTATCTTCAGTGACGACCGGGCGACGGTCGACGCCGCCATGCTGTCCGGGCACACCCTCCACGAGGAGAATCCGAAATCTGTGCTCAGCCAGGAGATCGCGGCCGCGGTGAGGGAGCTGCTGCCGGCCAGGAAGCGTTCCCGGAAGTCCGGTGCGGGGCGAAGAGCGAAGTCCCTTTAG
- a CDS encoding DUF6912 family protein: MSIRCYIPTTLIALRGGLGPVHAVAPDAQGRELGGDELEAREFDALCIAAALAATQSFEAAAATTQEPAPDSESMTGTESASGADTISPRAVIAYDAPDSSAGEELAEGFDLLILPDVDMASVASIHLDEVEIWEEAADIAAGRGHEAAEDHLGDSDLLWYDATELPELLRERG; encoded by the coding sequence ATGTCCATTCGCTGCTATATCCCGACCACACTGATCGCACTTCGCGGAGGGCTCGGCCCCGTACACGCGGTCGCCCCCGATGCCCAAGGTCGAGAATTGGGCGGAGACGAACTCGAGGCACGGGAATTCGATGCACTGTGCATCGCGGCCGCACTGGCTGCCACCCAGTCGTTCGAGGCAGCTGCGGCGACCACCCAAGAACCTGCACCTGACTCAGAGTCCATGACAGGCACGGAGTCTGCGAGCGGTGCTGACACCATCTCACCGCGAGCAGTCATCGCCTACGACGCACCAGACTCGAGCGCTGGTGAGGAGCTGGCCGAAGGATTCGACCTGCTCATTCTCCCCGACGTCGATATGGCATCAGTCGCCAGCATCCACCTCGACGAGGTCGAGATCTGGGAGGAAGCTGCCGATATCGCAGCAGGCAGGGGACACGAAGCAGCCGAGGACCACCTCGGCGACTCCGATCTTCTCTGGTACGACGCGACCGAGCTGCCCGAGCTGCTGCGCGAACGCGGCTGA
- the secA gene encoding preprotein translocase subunit SecA: MANFLEKLLRTGEGRTLKKLRQYTDAINALSEEFSEMSDAELREETDRFKKRYQEGETLDSLLPEAFAAVREASGRTLGMRHFDVQLMGGAALHLGDIAEMKTGEGKTLVATAPAYLNALTGGSVHIITVNDYLATYQSELMGRVFRFLGMETGCIQANMSSASRRKQYAADITYGTNNEFGFDYLRDNMAWSADELVQRGHAFAIVDEVDSILIDEARTPLIISGPAEGDGDRWYGEFAKVVKRLKTDRDYEVDEKKRTVGVLEPGIERVEDYLGIGNLYDAENTPLISFLNNAIRAKELFKKDKDYVILDGEVLIVDEHTGRVLKGRRYNEGLHQAIEAKENVKVQAENQTLATITLQNFFRLYEKLSGMTGTAETEAAEFMSTYKLGVVPIPTNKPMQRVDQSDLVYKNEVAKFDAVVDDIAERHETGQPVLVGTTSVEKSEYLSKHLKKRGIRHEVLNAKNHAGEASIVALAGRKNAVTVATNMAGRGTDIMLGGNAEFLAVAEMEERGLDPQEDEEQYEAEWQDVLKAAEKRVKTEAKEVVEAGGLYVLGTERHESRRIDNQLRGRSGRQGDPGESRFYLSLTDDLMRLFGSGAAERIMATANVPDDVPLESKMVSRAILSAQSQIEQRNAEQRKNVLKYDDVLNRQRTVIYDERRSVLHGADLEEQVSKFREEIIDAYVAEATTGPVEDWKVDELFEALSKIYEPSITEEDLAEEVGGIGNLTKNRLNQEIQSDIEVFYQQREETLGEEATRELERRVVLSVIDKRWREHLYEMDYLKNGIGLRAMAQKDPLVEYQREGFDMFKTMQDGIKEDVVRLTNTLQVTVNRVEDDSDDDSEVEVDAAELRHTTPKMQLSAPSEAGSSSMTESEDEEAGTGDDQPANRAERRAKKKAKS; this comes from the coding sequence GTGGCTAATTTCCTCGAGAAGCTTCTGCGCACCGGTGAGGGACGCACGTTGAAGAAGCTCCGCCAGTACACGGATGCGATCAATGCGCTGTCCGAGGAGTTCAGCGAAATGTCAGATGCTGAGCTGCGGGAGGAAACCGATCGCTTCAAGAAGCGCTATCAGGAGGGGGAGACCCTCGATTCTCTGCTTCCGGAGGCCTTCGCCGCCGTTCGTGAGGCCTCGGGTCGAACCCTGGGCATGCGCCATTTCGACGTCCAGCTCATGGGCGGGGCGGCACTGCACCTGGGCGATATCGCTGAGATGAAGACCGGTGAGGGTAAGACTCTGGTTGCAACGGCTCCGGCGTACCTCAACGCCCTCACCGGCGGCTCCGTGCACATCATCACGGTCAATGATTACCTGGCCACCTACCAGTCCGAGCTCATGGGCCGCGTATTCCGGTTCCTCGGAATGGAGACCGGCTGCATCCAGGCGAACATGTCCTCGGCCAGCCGTCGCAAGCAGTATGCCGCGGACATCACCTACGGGACGAACAACGAATTCGGCTTCGACTACCTGCGCGACAACATGGCCTGGTCGGCCGATGAACTGGTCCAGCGCGGACACGCATTCGCGATTGTCGACGAGGTCGACTCGATCCTCATTGACGAGGCTCGCACCCCGCTCATCATCTCCGGTCCGGCCGAAGGCGATGGTGACCGCTGGTATGGAGAGTTCGCCAAGGTCGTCAAACGACTCAAGACCGACCGCGACTACGAAGTCGATGAGAAGAAGCGCACCGTGGGTGTGCTTGAACCAGGTATCGAACGGGTCGAGGACTACCTGGGCATCGGCAATCTCTACGATGCAGAGAACACCCCGCTGATCAGCTTCCTCAACAATGCGATCCGGGCGAAGGAACTGTTCAAGAAGGACAAAGATTATGTGATCCTCGACGGTGAAGTCCTCATCGTCGACGAACATACTGGTCGTGTGCTCAAGGGCCGCCGTTACAACGAGGGGCTGCACCAGGCCATCGAGGCTAAGGAGAACGTCAAGGTCCAGGCGGAGAACCAGACCCTGGCGACGATCACCCTGCAGAACTTCTTCCGTCTCTACGAGAAGCTCTCCGGCATGACCGGCACTGCAGAGACCGAGGCCGCAGAGTTCATGTCGACCTACAAACTCGGTGTGGTTCCGATTCCGACGAACAAGCCGATGCAGCGCGTCGATCAGTCGGATCTCGTGTACAAGAACGAGGTTGCGAAGTTCGATGCAGTCGTCGATGACATCGCTGAGCGCCACGAAACCGGACAGCCGGTCCTCGTCGGCACCACCAGCGTCGAGAAGAGCGAATACCTCTCGAAGCACCTGAAGAAGCGCGGCATCCGTCACGAGGTGCTCAACGCGAAGAACCACGCAGGTGAAGCTTCCATCGTTGCCTTGGCCGGCCGGAAGAATGCCGTGACTGTGGCAACGAACATGGCCGGTCGCGGTACCGACATCATGCTCGGTGGCAACGCCGAGTTCCTCGCAGTGGCCGAGATGGAGGAGCGGGGCCTGGACCCGCAGGAGGACGAAGAGCAGTACGAGGCCGAATGGCAAGACGTCCTCAAGGCAGCGGAGAAGCGAGTCAAGACTGAGGCTAAGGAAGTCGTCGAGGCTGGCGGCCTGTATGTCCTCGGCACCGAACGTCACGAATCCAGGCGCATCGACAACCAGCTGCGTGGCCGTTCAGGGCGCCAGGGTGACCCGGGTGAGAGCCGTTTCTACCTGTCCCTGACCGATGACCTGATGCGACTCTTCGGTTCCGGTGCCGCCGAACGGATCATGGCCACCGCAAATGTCCCCGACGACGTTCCGCTGGAATCCAAGATGGTGTCCAGGGCAATTCTCTCTGCGCAGTCGCAGATCGAACAGCGCAATGCCGAACAGCGAAAGAACGTCCTCAAATACGATGACGTGCTGAACCGTCAGCGCACCGTGATCTACGACGAGCGACGGAGCGTCCTTCATGGGGCAGATCTGGAAGAACAGGTCTCGAAGTTCCGTGAGGAAATCATCGACGCCTATGTGGCAGAGGCAACCACGGGACCGGTCGAGGATTGGAAGGTCGACGAACTCTTCGAAGCACTGAGCAAGATCTATGAGCCGTCCATCACCGAAGAGGACCTGGCCGAGGAAGTCGGCGGAATCGGCAATCTGACGAAGAACCGCCTCAACCAGGAGATTCAGTCGGACATCGAGGTGTTCTACCAACAGCGTGAAGAGACGCTGGGCGAAGAAGCCACGCGTGAACTCGAACGAAGGGTTGTGCTCTCTGTCATCGACAAGCGTTGGCGCGAACACCTCTACGAGATGGACTATCTGAAGAATGGCATCGGTCTGCGGGCCATGGCGCAGAAAGATCCGCTGGTGGAATATCAGCGTGAAGGCTTCGACATGTTCAAGACTATGCAGGATGGGATCAAGGAGGACGTTGTTCGCCTCACCAATACCCTGCAGGTGACTGTGAACCGGGTTGAAGACGACTCCGACGATGATTCCGAGGTCGAGGTCGACGCGGCCGAACTGCGTCACACTACGCCCAAGATGCAGCTGTCTGCTCCGTCTGAGGCCGGTTCGTCCTCCATGACCGAATCTGAGGATGAAGAGGCCGGAACCGGAGACGATCAGCCGGCCAACCGTGCCGAGCGTCGCGCGAAGAAGAAGGCGAAGAGCTGA
- a CDS encoding ComF family protein yields MGLLTEFGELFLPRRCAGCGREDVSLCTACLSLLGGIPRAMEPRYGQIPVVGVSEYSSQISHMVVNFKDNGRRDILDPLALALARSITAALELAHHSGGRVRLFPAPSSPRAQRRRGGSHTAALARRTAELVPELSLEVVDVLLTRRHHDQVGLGAHARERNVAKSQYLNPTILSSTSPEEGGETASESGVDLLVDDFSTTGATLAESARVLASVQIRPAAGAVLGLGRGGTRFVSPFTV; encoded by the coding sequence ATGGGACTGCTGACCGAATTCGGCGAACTCTTCCTGCCCCGCCGATGTGCTGGCTGTGGGCGGGAGGACGTCTCTCTGTGCACGGCGTGTCTGAGTCTGCTCGGTGGCATCCCGCGGGCCATGGAACCGCGATATGGTCAGATTCCCGTCGTCGGCGTCTCAGAATACAGCTCTCAGATCTCTCACATGGTGGTCAACTTCAAAGACAACGGTCGCCGTGACATTCTCGACCCTTTGGCCCTGGCACTTGCACGTTCCATCACTGCGGCCTTGGAGTTGGCTCATCATTCGGGTGGTCGGGTCAGACTGTTTCCCGCGCCGAGCTCCCCACGGGCACAGCGACGTCGAGGCGGCTCTCACACTGCTGCACTGGCCCGACGTACGGCGGAACTCGTACCTGAACTGTCTCTCGAAGTGGTCGACGTTCTCCTCACCAGACGCCACCACGATCAGGTCGGGCTGGGAGCTCATGCCAGGGAGCGCAACGTGGCGAAGTCGCAGTACCTCAATCCGACGATTCTGTCCTCGACGTCTCCTGAAGAAGGAGGCGAAACCGCGTCGGAATCCGGTGTGGACCTTCTCGTCGATGATTTCTCAACCACCGGAGCAACTCTGGCAGAAAGCGCAAGGGTATTAGCATCGGTGCAGATCAGACCCGCTGCAGGAGCCGTTCTCGGTCTCGGCCGCGGGGGCACTCGATTTGTCTCTCCCTTTACTGTATAA
- a CDS encoding Rv3235 family protein, translating into MTAPLVLSRPRMASTPLSSGGQNPVGTAPAAKQSTAADDRDDSRIAATATSLAVACLEIFAGIRRSDSISRWVDRALLEKIDQRAQLRAEVAPTRPFGDPGAARTLQAGNARVCRVTGAVAEVTVVVRTQNRFRAVAIRLELLTTRWTMTALQTM; encoded by the coding sequence ATGACCGCCCCATTGGTGCTTTCACGTCCTCGGATGGCATCGACCCCACTGAGCAGTGGAGGGCAGAACCCTGTTGGAACTGCCCCTGCTGCGAAGCAGAGCACGGCAGCAGACGACAGGGATGACAGCCGCATTGCCGCCACCGCGACATCGTTGGCGGTGGCGTGCCTGGAGATCTTCGCCGGCATACGGCGCAGCGATTCGATCTCCCGCTGGGTGGATCGGGCCCTGCTGGAGAAGATCGATCAGCGCGCCCAGCTGCGCGCAGAGGTGGCACCGACCAGACCTTTCGGAGACCCCGGCGCGGCACGCACACTGCAGGCAGGCAACGCGAGAGTGTGCAGAGTCACCGGCGCGGTCGCTGAAGTCACCGTCGTGGTCCGCACGCAGAACCGATTCCGGGCGGTGGCAATTCGCTTGGAACTGCTCACCACCCGGTGGACGATGACTGCACTGCAGACGATGTGA
- a CDS encoding LysM domain-containing protein, with protein MYLLTACTVSWFCLIGAFIATWVHLPTPRSTTDLVVIIVVGTAAVLSARLGAVSLLTLLIRLLPNGRMRTIVTQSVLRIAPSILRSSVIAAASASLAVHAAQASPLPADTLVSEAPGTPTVTASATLDPGWPTAFPDDTAPNPGWPTVPPTAEPEPPAAEPDWPDAQPAPSPPQSQPPSDADSPADDTDADESVGKGSETHIVGAGESLWSIAVNQPSSGGTTQDIVDDIYSANREVIGANPNLIMPGQRLEIQP; from the coding sequence ATGTATCTGTTGACAGCTTGCACCGTCTCGTGGTTCTGTCTGATCGGTGCGTTCATCGCAACCTGGGTTCACCTCCCGACTCCGCGCAGCACCACTGATCTCGTTGTCATCATCGTCGTCGGCACGGCGGCCGTGCTGTCTGCTCGACTCGGAGCCGTCTCGCTACTGACGTTGCTGATCAGGCTGCTCCCCAATGGGCGCATGAGAACAATCGTCACGCAGTCCGTGCTGCGCATCGCGCCCTCCATACTGCGCTCAAGCGTTATCGCCGCGGCCTCAGCAAGCCTGGCTGTGCACGCTGCGCAGGCCTCGCCCCTTCCCGCGGATACCCTCGTATCTGAAGCTCCCGGTACGCCCACTGTAACGGCGAGTGCCACGCTCGATCCCGGCTGGCCGACTGCGTTCCCGGACGATACCGCGCCGAATCCCGGCTGGCCAACCGTCCCACCGACTGCTGAACCTGAGCCTCCCGCTGCTGAACCCGACTGGCCAGATGCGCAGCCCGCCCCTTCCCCACCCCAGAGTCAACCACCCAGCGACGCTGATTCTCCCGCCGACGACACAGACGCAGACGAATCCGTCGGGAAGGGATCGGAGACTCATATCGTCGGCGCCGGCGAAAGCCTGTGGTCGATCGCAGTCAACCAGCCCTCATCCGGTGGCACTACCCAAGACATCGTCGACGACATCTACTCAGCCAACCGGGAAGTCATCGGTGCAAATCCGAACCTCATCATGCCCGGCCAACGATTGGAGATTCAACCATGA
- a CDS encoding DUF2505 domain-containing protein, producing the protein MRTLTLNHEYSDSLSEFLLRLADVSTWQPLGSKAHAERIDPDTEVTVKTTLPKSEMPSALASHLPANAELVEVYMIPGDVIGDSAEIRMTAHAAGVPVEIDALITLVQKSSGTSLSVRAEISSSIPLFGSMIEQAVVPILEKRLHDRLSKFEHTSDG; encoded by the coding sequence ATGCGAACCTTGACACTCAACCACGAATACTCGGACTCTCTGTCGGAATTCCTCCTCCGGCTTGCCGACGTCTCGACCTGGCAGCCACTGGGATCCAAGGCCCACGCCGAGCGAATTGATCCCGACACCGAGGTGACGGTCAAGACGACGCTGCCGAAGAGCGAAATGCCCTCTGCCCTGGCCTCGCACCTTCCAGCGAATGCCGAACTCGTCGAGGTCTACATGATTCCCGGCGATGTCATCGGAGACAGCGCGGAGATCCGGATGACCGCTCATGCGGCCGGAGTGCCTGTTGAGATCGATGCGCTCATCACGCTCGTGCAGAAGAGTTCGGGAACCTCGCTGTCGGTGCGTGCCGAGATCAGCTCCTCAATTCCCCTCTTCGGGTCAATGATCGAACAGGCAGTCGTGCCCATCCTGGAGAAGCGCCTGCACGACCGCCTGTCCAAGTTCGAACACACCTCAGACGGTTAG
- a CDS encoding winged helix-turn-helix domain-containing protein: MQKMTLSAARRTAIAATGLDRARPAQVTARHLKSTFARMGLTQIDSVSRVVRSHYLPYYSRLGPYPRETLDRLFYSAPRMGVEYWAHAAAFVPPETWRHFERTRTEWWRNDYGQRHPDSGPAFRALQRSVLDVLRSGPKTARGVANLVDHEIPERNRGHWGWNPSQVKMALEALFAGGIISTAGRNDHFERVYALPHDVSQSLPALELTYGPASAPELGLDPDAERHRGVSGTANNVLELTRTAAQALGIARPDCLADYFRQQRAPTDEAITSLLASGELVEVDVEGTRALKWHAARTPRSVSARALLAPFDPLVFYRPRIEWLFGFHYRIEIYTPAKDRVHGYYVLPFLLGERLVGRVDLHRDQSANTLRALQVTWEPGEEHEEELELELREMANWLELGAVDMSGAHLPLS, translated from the coding sequence ATGCAGAAGATGACACTGTCAGCAGCGCGCAGAACGGCGATCGCGGCGACGGGGCTCGACCGGGCGCGTCCGGCCCAGGTGACGGCCCGGCACCTGAAATCGACGTTCGCGAGAATGGGACTGACCCAGATCGACTCGGTCTCCCGCGTGGTGCGCTCGCATTACCTGCCCTACTATTCGCGGCTCGGGCCGTATCCGCGTGAGACCCTCGACCGACTCTTCTACTCAGCACCTCGGATGGGCGTCGAATATTGGGCCCACGCTGCGGCTTTCGTCCCACCAGAGACGTGGCGTCATTTCGAACGCACCAGAACCGAGTGGTGGCGCAACGACTACGGTCAGCGGCATCCCGACAGCGGCCCGGCCTTCCGGGCTCTGCAGCGTTCGGTCCTCGACGTTTTGAGGTCAGGGCCGAAGACTGCACGAGGGGTCGCGAACCTCGTTGATCATGAGATTCCCGAACGCAACCGCGGTCATTGGGGATGGAACCCCAGCCAGGTCAAGATGGCGCTGGAGGCGCTGTTCGCCGGTGGAATCATCAGCACCGCTGGCCGCAATGATCATTTCGAACGCGTCTACGCCCTGCCACATGATGTCAGCCAGTCGCTGCCGGCGCTTGAGCTCACCTACGGCCCCGCGTCCGCCCCCGAGCTCGGTCTTGATCCCGATGCCGAACGACACCGCGGTGTGTCAGGCACGGCGAACAATGTACTCGAGCTGACCCGGACTGCGGCCCAAGCATTGGGCATCGCACGGCCGGATTGCCTGGCGGACTACTTCCGGCAGCAGCGTGCCCCCACAGATGAGGCAATCACGTCGCTGCTGGCCTCCGGCGAGCTCGTCGAGGTCGACGTGGAGGGGACTCGGGCACTGAAATGGCATGCGGCGAGAACTCCTCGTTCTGTCTCGGCCAGGGCCCTCCTGGCTCCATTCGACCCACTGGTCTTCTACCGGCCGCGGATCGAATGGCTCTTCGGCTTCCACTACCGGATCGAGATCTACACTCCGGCCAAAGACCGCGTTCATGGCTACTACGTGTTGCCGTTCCTCCTCGGCGAACGTCTCGTCGGCCGAGTTGACCTGCACCGGGATCAGTCAGCCAACACACTTCGGGCATTGCAGGTGACCTGGGAACCCGGGGAAGAACATGAAGAGGAACTGGAGCTGGAGTTGCGTGAAATGGCGAACTGGCTCGAATTGGGTGCTGTGGATATGAGTGGTGCTCACCTGCCATTAAGCTAG